Within Nitrososphaera sp., the genomic segment CCGGGCCCCGAAGACCAGATCAACGTTCGGCTTTCAAGCGGCATGCTGCGGATTAAAGGCGGGCAAAACTTTGCCAAGGACGTTCCCCTCGAGGCGAACTCCGAAACAAGCATCGCGGATTACAAGTATAGAAATGGCGTGCTTACAATCAGAATTACACAGACCTGATCTTCCGTTTCAGGTATACGAGTCTTCCCAGAGGCGCATCCGGTCCAGTTTTTCCTTCCTTCGAGCTTCCTGCAGCAGGTTGTACACGTTCTTGTGCATGCTGCCTTTTGCGAGCATGCTTACCGCCTCCGAGGCGAGTTTTGCTTCTCGCAGGGTACCGATAATCCCCACTGAATGTCCGTATACCGAAATGTAAGCGCCACTGAGTTCCTCTAGCGTCCTACGCGACTTGCCACCCTGGCCTATTATTCTTCCCCGAATCCGATCAAGAGCGTTTGGCGACTTGCCTGCGTATTCACGCAGGTCCATCAATTGATAGATTATTGCATCCGTCTCCTCTGCGGGCTGCTCGAATAGCCGCGAAGCGCGCTGCGGAGAAAAGCCG encodes:
- a CDS encoding KH domain-containing protein, with protein sequence MSFQHVVKIPRERIGALIGKRGKVKQEIEQKCGVKIEIDSDTGDAVISGNGSLDRMELFRAVEIVTAIARGFSPQRASRLFEQPAEETDAIIYQLMDLREYAGKSPNALDRIRGRIIGQGGKSRRTLEELSGAYISVYGHSVGIIGTLREAKLASEAVSMLAKGSMHKNVYNLLQEARRKEKLDRMRLWEDSYT